The genomic window TTTTTCCGTTTTTTTCTTATTTCTGCGCGTTCCTTTGCGGAATCGTACAGGCTTTTCTCTTCCTCTGATTCTGGAATTACGGCGGGAACGGGAGTAGGCTTTCCGTTTTTATCGACAGCGACCATCGTTAAGAAAGACATGGCACAAATATTGCTTTCACCCGTTAATAAATCTTCCGCAATGACTTTTACAAATACTTCCATAGAGGATCTTCCTGTATATGTAACAAAGGCTTCTAGGCAAACGGCATCACCTTGATGAATGGGGTGCAGGAAATCAACCGAATCCGTAGAGGCTGTTACTACGTTCTTCCTTGCATGGCGCGTGGCTGATATCGCGGCTGCATCGTCTATGTAAGCCATTAATTTCCCCCCGAATAAAGTTCCGTAAGCGTTCGTATCTGGCGGCAATACGATACTTGTTTTCATAACATATGATTCTTTGCATTTTTTTTGTTCCTGCATAATGCCCTCCTATGAGTCCTATCTGTATATTCTAAATTCATCATAACAAAAGGATATTAATTCCGTTTAAAATTTATTTACAATTTTATATTTGTTCCTATATAAGTATGCACGATAATGCTGTTCATTATTTTCAAATTGCTGCACGATTTTCCGCCTTAAACGTCTTACCTATAAATAAACTAAAAAGGCAGATGAATTTTAATGAAGTGAAGAGTTTGAAGTAATGATAGAAGGACAGTATCCGTTAGCAGCGACATTAACAATTCCTGATGCCGAGATGGTGGGAAAAAAATATATTTCTAGAGTTGGAACTAGTGCCAAGCATTACGCGTCTACAAGAAAGACCTTCTTATGACTAAATATGCGGACATTGATTCCGTTATTTTCATAAAATAGCCCTAATTTATGAGCTAGACGGACACTATGGAGCTCTGTCAAGAAAGTGGACACCTAAATATCGAAATTTATTGTGCTAGGCTTGTCTTAAATTATTCAAATTATAGATGATTCCGTGGAAGCGTCAAGCCCAAACCGCTTGACCCATCCACGGAATCATCTGGCTAGTCGCTAGTTTAAGACAAGCCACCAAACTGCCTATCACCAACTTATGCAGAAATCCTCTCATAATACTTTTGCGCATATTCGACTGGAGATAAATATCCTATAGATCCGTGTATTCTTTTCCGATTGTAAAAAAACTCAATGTACCGAAAGATTTCGGTATATGCCTGCTTTTTAGTCTGGAATCGGCGACCTTGTATCAATTCTTTTTTTAGAAGGCTAAAAAATGATTCCGCACAGGCGTTATCATAACAATTTCCCGTGCGACTCATGCTTGCTTCCATACCGTATTCCTGGAGTTTTTCCCGATAGTCTTTTGAGGCATACTGAGTTCCACGATCCGAATGATGAAGCAATCCTTCGTCTGGCTTTTTTGCTTGATAAGCGTCATTCAATGCGTCTAATACCAATTGAGTTTCCATATGTCCGTAAAGCCGCCAACCAACAATTTCACGGGTAAACAAATCAAGAATACTAGCTAAATATAAACGCCCTTCCCCACAGGGAATATAGGTAATATCAGCTACCCACACCTTGTTTGGTGCCGAAGTAGTAAAGTTTTGATTCAATTTATTAGGTGCAACAGGATAATCATGATTTGAGTTCGTTGTAATTACCTTGAATTTCTTAGAAACACATGAACGCAGTCCTAATTCCTGCATGTACTTACTAACTGTACGTTCAGTAATTGTGTAACCTTCTTTCTGCAATTGTTTTGTAATTTTTGGGCTGCCATACACATTTTCCGAATCATAATAATGAAAGACAATGCGATCTTTAATCTTTTTTCTAAGCAATTCTTGTTGGCTGGGCTCACGATTTCTCCACTTAAAATAACCGCTCCTAGACACATTTAATGCTTTACACATCTTCATCACTGAAAAGTCAGAGCGATTGTTTTCAATGAATTCATACTTCATGGCTTTGGTCTGCTGAAGATGTGCACCGCCTTTTTTACAATAGCTAATTCTTCTTGAGTTTCAGCTAATTTTTTATCTTTAGCTTTTAGTTCACGTTCTTTTTCTCGTAATTGTTTTTCTAACGTTCTTATACGATCTTCAATTGCGACAGGTTCATTTTCAAACTCACGATATTTTGTCATCCAATCATGGAGACAACTTAGTGGAACCTTTAACTCATCAGCAATATCTCTCATTGATTTCTTTTGCTGTTGCTCTTGTGCAAACCTAACTGTTTCTCGTTTAAATTCTTCACTATATCTTTGACGATGTTCACCCATGGAAACCCTCCTAATTATTATCATCATAACCAATTATGATGTTCGTTAAGGAGATGTCCACTTTTTATTCTAGTTGCACTAGGTTCGTTATTACAAAAAAACACGAGGAAAATACAGCTTTTTTACAAAATAGCGGTACCTAAGTCCGTAAGCATAAGAAATTAACCCATTTTATCATAAATAACGGCACTGGTGTCCGCCAATCATAGATGGGCTAGATAACCAATTTTTAAAATAATGTTAATGATGTAGGGGACCAGGACAATAGCAGAAAAGAAAAGAATATCAATGAGAAGGAGGGCAGCTGCGCAAGGCTGCCTATATTATCTCAATTTTGTTAAAAGTAGTTTCTCAAATTTTAGCCAGAGCTTGTTAGTGAATATAAATTACAGATATAAAACCATATGCTCCTCATCAAAATATAGATCTCCAATTTTTAATGCCCTTTTGTCCCTTCCAAATGTTTCAAAACCAAAGGAATGGTACAGTTTCTTGGCAGCCTCGTTTGTTGCCTCGACAGTTAAGTATATTTGTTCGATTTCGTTTAACTCTTTTGCTTTTTCGATTGCTGCAGATATTAATTGTTTTCCAATGCCCATTTTGCGTTTTTCAGGAGAAACATACATTGCAAAAATATTAGCTCGATGATTTAGCTTCATTTTGGATTCTATAAACAATGTCACCGAACCGATTAAAGCATCGCCTTCAAACGCGCCGAAGGTAAAGGAATCCCCTGATTGAAATCTTTCTCCATAAACCACAGAAGGACGGTCTTTCTCTTCTTCGTAGCTGGACGCAAAGGCGGATGGATGATTTTTTAAAGCAATTAATCTTAAATATTGATAAGCTTCAGCATCGCTGGGGTTTAATAGTCTTATATTCATTGTCTCACCTCATAGTTTCTATAGAACAAGTTAGGGAAAAAATTAATTTGTACAGAAAAATGAGCTTGGTTAACGTTCCAAGTACTTTACTATTTTGTTATTTCCAACTTCACGCAGGTGGGATAATTCCAGAAATAAGTAGAATAAACAATACTAAACCGATAGAAAGAAAAATCACAGAGGAAGTAAATATTGGACCTCTTTTAAAAACAAACGGCTCTCTCTTTTGAATGAGTCCAGTTTGGGCACTTAAATGACTGTCGATAAATCGCGTGGCGGTACCTCCACTGCTTGAGAACCAAAATGAAATAACTGAAAAGGCAGCACCAGTGAAAAACATTACCTCAATAAAACGAACAGAAAACTTTGATGCGACAAAATATGTTATAGCAACTTCTATAACAAAAGTTATAAGCAAAATAATTAAATTTTTCGTACGAATACCTTTCTCCTCCTCTATTTAAAAAATCCCGTTGTATATTTTTCTATATATATTTAGTGTACAACACCCATGAAGTTTTTCCATATTAAATTTGGGTATATAGGAAATAATAGGCATACGAGTTTAACCACTTTATCAGTCATGGAGAACGATTAGATGAGAAAGCGCCGGTTTGAGTTTTTAATTGCACTTGTTTTAATTTTTTCCTTTTATATCATCCTTTTCGGCCGTTACGGTTTGGAAGTCAAAGCAGTAATTTCACTGTTATATATATCTGCACTCTCGATTAGTATCTATTCCTTAATGCTGGAGAATCGATCTCCACAGCATACCCTTTTATGGGTATATGTTTTAATTTTTTTTCCTGTTTTAGGATATTTGTTTTATTTATTTTCTGGGCAGCTTTATTTAAAGGGGTCTCTTTTTAAAAGCAAGCGAAAACGGGATCGAGATGAGTGGAAGAAACTCTTGCAGCAGGAGTCTGCACCGGATTTTTCCTTTTTGCAGGATACACAGCATTCGTTTTTAAAATATGCCAGTAATGCTTCTCCCACTCCTATTAGTACAGCCTCACGAGCATTTATCTTAAAAGATGGGGAAGATACCTTTTCCGAAATTAAGAAAAGGCTAAGAGAAGCAGAAGTTTTTATTCACATGGAATATTATATTTACCGTTCTGATCGTCTTGGCAAGGAAATTATCCAGATACTTATTGAAAAGGCGAGAAAAAATGTAGAGGTTTTGTTTATGGTCGATGCAGTCGGAAGCAGAAAAATGGATGCAGAAGACATACAGGCTATGCAGAAGGCCGGGATAAAAGTACAATCATTTTCCCCATTAAAGTACGGCTTTTTCAACCAAAAAATAAATTTTCGCAATCACCGTAAGATCATTGTGATCGATGGCAAGGTTGGCTTTGTTGGCGGATTGAATGTTGGGGTGGAGTATCTTGGCGAGGATCGAACGATCGGATTCTGGCGTGATACTCATATGCTGCTTAAAGGAGAGGCTGTTTATTCCCTTCACACCGTCTTTTTGCTCGATTGGGAATATGTCAGCGGGGAAAAGCTTCTCGGGAAATATACATCGAATAAATTAAAAATAGAAGAGGATGTCCTTGATGGTGCCGTCCAAATTGTAGCGAGCGGTCCCGACACTCAGCAGGCGCTGATGAGTGATTTTTATTTTTCCATGATTTCCTCAGCTACTAAGTCGATCTGGATAGCCAGTCCTTACTTTGTACCCGATGAGGCCATTCGAACCGCATTAAGGGTTGCTGCTGGAAAAGGAATAGAAGTTCGAATCATGGTTCCGGAAATTAATGATGGTTTTCTAACGCAATATGCAAGCAGATCCTATTTCCCTGAGCTGCTTCGTTATGGAGCAGAAATCTATTCTTATAGGAAAGGATTTTTGCACCAGAAAATTATAATCATTGATGGGAACTTGGCATCGCTTGGAACGGCGAATATGGACATGCGCAGTTTTCACTTGAATTTTGAAGTCAATGTATTCCTGTATGGAACAAGCTCCATCCGTGATCTCGTTGCCCATTACGAAGAAGATATGGAATATAGCGAAAAAATCAGCCCTGTTCAATATTTCAAAAGAGGTTTTGTGGAAAGATCGAAGGAGTCATTTGCAAGGCTGTTCTCAGGGGTCTTATAATCCAGTAAGCCAAACAATCACCATGCTTCTATATGATAAAAAAAGGAAATGTCAAGAATAAAACAAAAAAATAACATAATTTTTGAATATTTAGAAGAAACTAAAAATATATTGACTATGACGAACCATAGGTATAATATATAAGTTGAATGCAGACGAATCGAAAAAAAACAAACAAATAAATGTAAGCGTTTCATTTATAAGAATCTTGGGGATAGGCTCGTTTCTACGGGTATGTCTTCCAACCGTATTAAAACCGGTCGCTTGAATTCTATTGATTGGAATTAGAGAAGCCGCAGACTTAAAGGCGTGTTTTTACATGTCTTAAATCTGCGGTTTTTTTGATATGTATGTAAATGGTGTAGTGAAGAATTTCTTTGGATCAGGCTGTGTAGAATGTCATAAGGGGGTGTTTTTACTTATAAAAATGGAAGTACAAGGGGTTTAGAAAAGATGACTAAAAATTAAAAAGAAGCTGGAGGTGCATTTTGTTGAACAAGTCAGCTGTGTATTATCCCTGGTTTAAAAGGGAAGATATGGACGGATTTTTCGCCTTGTTTCAAAACAACCTCGCGGATTTTGTCATCATTGCAGTCAGCATGCTGGGGATGGGTTTTCCTAAGGAGATCGTTTTTGGAAAGGTGATACCTGGTGCAGCCATTGCAGTCCTAGTTGGAAATCTGTATTATGCTTATACGGCAAACCGACTTGCGAAAAAGGAAGGGCGTGCGGATGTTACGGCATTGGCATACGGTATAAGCACTCCTGTTATGTTTGTTTTTCTATTTGGAGTTCTTCTTCCCGCAAAGACTATAGTCGGTGATCCGGAACTCGCGTGGAAAATAGCTGTAGGTGCATGTTTGGTCAGTGGATTAATAGAAATCCTGGTCAGTTTTATTGGAAGGTGGATTCATAAGCATATTCCAAGAGCTGCCATGCTGGGAGCTTTGGCTGGAATCGCTCTAGCTTTCATTGCAGGAGAAATGCTATTTAAAACTCTGGAAATCCCGGTAGTGGGTTTAGTTGTTTTAGCGATTATTATTGTCGGAATTATTGGTAAAATAGCTATGCCATTTAATATCCCGGCCTCCCTGTTCGCCATCATTATTGGAACAATCATCGCTTATTCAATGGGACAATCCAGTTTTGCGCAGATTACCGAGGGGCTTGGAGATTTAGGTTTTTATCCATTCATTCCAACACTTGCAGCTTTTGATGGAACTGTGCTGCTGTTTACTACCCTGACCGCAATATTGGCTGTCGTCATTCCCATTACTATTTACAATGCGGTAGAAACAATGAATAATGTCGAAGCTGTCGCAACTTTGGGTGATAAATATGATGTAAAAGAGTGTATGGCTGTCGATGGAGTGGGTACAGTTCTGGGAACATTTTTTGGCGGGGCGTTCCCGACAACTGTCTATATGGCCTCAGTAGGGTCCAAGTGGATGGGAGCAGGCCGAGGTTACAGTATACTGAATGGAATTGTCTATGTTTTCGCCGCTATGTTCGGACTGATCGCCGCGATTTCCAGCATCATTCCTGTTTCCGCGATTGCACCAATTATGGTATTTGTCGGGATTTCGATGATTGCAACGGCATTCCAATCCAATCAGGCAAAGTACTTCATGGCCGTATCCATTGCCATGCTGCCATATTTCGCGAACTACATCATGACCCGTTTTAATAATGCAGCGGGGGAAGTCGTAGAAGGCATTTCATCGGCTATTGTTCCCTTGGGGCAGGGAGCGATGTTCTCGGGTATCATCTTAGGGGCAATCACTGTCTATGTCATTGATCATAACTTTAAGAAGGCTGCCATATTTTCAATGGTCGGATTCCTGTTCTCATTCTTTGGAATCATGCACGCTCCAAAACTAGCATTTAATGCTGCGCCTGCCTATGAAATCGGCTATCTTCTCATGGCGGTCTACTTTATTTATTATGCCTATAAGGGAGTCAGAGTCCTTGCTGAACCGGAGATTGACGAGCCGATTATTAAAGAGAAAAGCGGG from Bacillus sp. DTU_2020_1000418_1_SI_GHA_SEK_038 includes these protein-coding regions:
- a CDS encoding acyl-CoA thioesterase, which translates into the protein MQEQKKCKESYVMKTSIVLPPDTNAYGTLFGGKLMAYIDDAAAISATRHARKNVVTASTDSVDFLHPIHQGDAVCLEAFVTYTGRSSMEVFVKVIAEDLLTGESNICAMSFLTMVAVDKNGKPTPVPAVIPESEEEKSLYDSAKERAEIRKKRKKDSIERVNSYKMNLPN
- a CDS encoding IS3 family transposase, coding for MKYEFIENNRSDFSVMKMCKALNVSRSGYFKWRNREPSQQELLRKKIKDRIVFHYYDSENVYGSPKITKQLQKEGYTITERTVSKYMQELGLRSCVSKKFKVITTNSNHDYPVAPNKLNQNFTTSAPNKVWVADITYIPCGEGRLYLASILDLFTREIVGWRLYGHMETQLVLDALNDAYQAKKPDEGLLHHSDRGTQYASKDYREKLQEYGMEASMSRTGNCYDNACAESFFSLLKKELIQGRRFQTKKQAYTEIFRYIEFFYNRKRIHGSIGYLSPVEYAQKYYERISA
- a CDS encoding transposase, with protein sequence MGEHRQRYSEEFKRETVRFAQEQQQKKSMRDIADELKVPLSCLHDWMTKYREFENEPVAIEDRIRTLEKQLREKERELKAKDKKLAETQEELAIVKKAVHIFSRPKP
- a CDS encoding GNAT family N-acetyltransferase, whose translation is MNIRLLNPSDAEAYQYLRLIALKNHPSAFASSYEEEKDRPSVVYGERFQSGDSFTFGAFEGDALIGSVTLFIESKMKLNHRANIFAMYVSPEKRKMGIGKQLISAAIEKAKELNEIEQIYLTVEATNEAAKKLYHSFGFETFGRDKRALKIGDLYFDEEHMVLYL
- the cls gene encoding cardiolipin synthase codes for the protein MRKRRFEFLIALVLIFSFYIILFGRYGLEVKAVISLLYISALSISIYSLMLENRSPQHTLLWVYVLIFFPVLGYLFYLFSGQLYLKGSLFKSKRKRDRDEWKKLLQQESAPDFSFLQDTQHSFLKYASNASPTPISTASRAFILKDGEDTFSEIKKRLREAEVFIHMEYYIYRSDRLGKEIIQILIEKARKNVEVLFMVDAVGSRKMDAEDIQAMQKAGIKVQSFSPLKYGFFNQKINFRNHRKIIVIDGKVGFVGGLNVGVEYLGEDRTIGFWRDTHMLLKGEAVYSLHTVFLLDWEYVSGEKLLGKYTSNKLKIEEDVLDGAVQIVASGPDTQQALMSDFYFSMISSATKSIWIASPYFVPDEAIRTALRVAAGKGIEVRIMVPEINDGFLTQYASRSYFPELLRYGAEIYSYRKGFLHQKIIIIDGNLASLGTANMDMRSFHLNFEVNVFLYGTSSIRDLVAHYEEDMEYSEKISPVQYFKRGFVERSKESFARLFSGVL
- a CDS encoding NCS2 family permease; translated protein: MDGFFALFQNNLADFVIIAVSMLGMGFPKEIVFGKVIPGAAIAVLVGNLYYAYTANRLAKKEGRADVTALAYGISTPVMFVFLFGVLLPAKTIVGDPELAWKIAVGACLVSGLIEILVSFIGRWIHKHIPRAAMLGALAGIALAFIAGEMLFKTLEIPVVGLVVLAIIIVGIIGKIAMPFNIPASLFAIIIGTIIAYSMGQSSFAQITEGLGDLGFYPFIPTLAAFDGTVLLFTTLTAILAVVIPITIYNAVETMNNVEAVATLGDKYDVKECMAVDGVGTVLGTFFGGAFPTTVYMASVGSKWMGAGRGYSILNGIVYVFAAMFGLIAAISSIIPVSAIAPIMVFVGISMIATAFQSNQAKYFMAVSIAMLPYFANYIMTRFNNAAGEVVEGISSAIVPLGQGAMFSGIILGAITVYVIDHNFKKAAIFSMVGFLFSFFGIMHAPKLAFNAAPAYEIGYLLMAVYFIYYAYKGVRVLAEPEIDEPIIKEKSG